The Bradyrhizobium sp. CCGB01 genome segment GGAGCACCGCGAAGGCGCCGTGCATGGTCCCCAGCAGGTTGACCTCAATGGTCCGGCGATGCAGCGCGATGTCGGCATCCTGATAGGCGCCGAACACACCCGTGCCGGCATTATTGATCCAGACGTCGACGCCACCGAAGGCATCGTCGGCCTGCGCCGCCAACCGCCGGACCGCCTCGGCATCGGTGACATCGGTCGGGACCGCCAGCGCACGGCCGCCGAGTGCCTCGCACTCGGCCGCGAGGCCCTCGAGAATGTCTCCACGCCGCGCTGCGAGAGTGAGGCTCGCTCCTTCCCGTGCAAAGGCCAGCGCAGCGGCGCGGCCAATCCCACTCGACGCTCCCGTGATGACAACACGCGTACCCGCCAATGGGCGCGCGGCAACTTCGGACTTTCCCGGGAGCAGCCATCGCAGCGACCGCCGAAGATGTTCGGTCGCACCGGCCTCGAACCAGTCGCCGTGTGCGAAGATGACGCGCTCGGGCGCCAGGCTTACCAATCGCTGCGCGGCCGCCTGAACCGAACGGCCGCCGAGACGCAACAAAAGCCGCAGATAAACCGGCGCTTTGCCATCAGGCTTGGCGATGCCAAGCAGGTTAGCGGCCGCCTGATTTGAGGGCGGTAGATGAGAAGGATCGAGATTCTGCACGAGATCCGTCAAGATCAACGTGCGGCTCCGCTTATCGAATATCTCCACTTCCGAAAACATCGGTGCGGTCACGGCGATGGTCTCAAGCTCCGCAGCCCATTCTCTCGGGGTGAAATCGCTGAGTTCGCGGTCGACGCGAAGCTCGGCCGCTCGCACCTGTTTCCGGGCCGAAAGCCCCCTCGCCGCGAAGGTCTGAGCTTGCGGCAACTGCTTTTGCCAGTCGGGCAGAAACATCCAGTGCGCAACATTGGGCGCGAGCAGATATCTGATCGGGCCCAAACGTTCGAGCTCGCTGCGGAGAAGCGGCGAATACCGCACCGGCGAGTGCAATACGAGATCGCCATTCGACAGCCGGATGACCGTCATGCGAACAGGCAGGACCAGACCCGCAGCACTGATGGGCGCATCGTCAGCGATCCAGATGTCGTCGGTCACCCTCGTGAGGCCGGCGGACGACGAGGTAGCGTCAAACTTGTTCATGAGCGTATTCCGGTCAGGACCTTGCTCAAGTCCCCCGCGTGACGCTCGTTCCTAGCCCTCGCATCCAGGGTGCAGCCACGCCAACATCAGGACGCGCGCGCCCGAGGCGGCCTTCGCGCTTCGCGCAAACGCCGCCGTCGCGCCAACTGGTGTCCACGCCTTTCCCGGACCTGGGGGATCGCCCTTTCAACGGCCGTCAATTCAGGCGACAGGTCATCTTCGGCAGGCAGCGGATCCACGGAAGGCTGCTCCATGAGGCCCAGGACGGCGCGCCCCTTGTCGGTGATCCGCCAGCCTCCGCTGACGCGTTCGACCAGCACTTGCGAAAAAATGTCGAGCCCCGACACACGCGCGCCGAGTCTCTTGGTCCGATCCGTCCAATCGCTTCCGCTGGTCGCCAATATCGCCATATCCCGCTTGAGATCCTCCATCATGGCAAACCCATCCGGATAGCTCACCAGGATCTTCAGGACCGTAAACTTGAAAATTCACCGCCTCCCTCGCATGGCTACGGTCATGGCCGGCGCTTCCCTCAGCGCCTTGGAACCGGCTTGCCGGAAATCGTCGAGAGACGTCTGGACGGCGCGCGCGGTGGTGGCGGTATCGAACATGGCCGCGGGACCTCCAGTGAAAGAAATTCAGCCTACGAGAATCGCGGGGCGTGAGACTTAACAATGTCAATTATTGGTGACCTAGAGGCTCTTTAGCCCTGCTGAATTCGTTGTCCCGAGATTCGAATTGCGCAATGCGCTTGTCGAGCCGCCATAGTTCGATACGGCGAATTGATACCAGAGCAACTGCTTCGCGCTTGGCCTGCTCGTCGTCACCGCAGACAAGGTCGATGCAGCCGCAGAGTGACCCGTCCGGGTCGACCTGGTAAGCGCGATAGTGTTTCACGTTCAACCTCGCAGATCGTCCGGCCGTTGGTG includes the following:
- a CDS encoding SDR family oxidoreductase, whose protein sequence is MNKFDATSSSAGLTRVTDDIWIADDAPISAAGLVLPVRMTVIRLSNGDLVLHSPVRYSPLLRSELERLGPIRYLLAPNVAHWMFLPDWQKQLPQAQTFAARGLSARKQVRAAELRVDRELSDFTPREWAAELETIAVTAPMFSEVEIFDKRSRTLILTDLVQNLDPSHLPPSNQAAANLLGIAKPDGKAPVYLRLLLRLGGRSVQAAAQRLVSLAPERVIFAHGDWFEAGATEHLRRSLRWLLPGKSEVAARPLAGTRVVITGASSGIGRAAALAFAREGASLTLAARRGDILEGLAAECEALGGRALAVPTDVTDAEAVRRLAAQADDAFGGVDVWINNAGTGVFGAYQDADIALHRRTIEVNLLGTMHGAFAVLPVFLRQKRGILINNISLGGWAPTPFAAAYTASKFGLRGFTASLRQELGTHANIHVCGVFPAMVDTPGFVHGANVSGKRLDPGPLLYQSEDVAQTFLDLVRMPRDEVAVGWPARAGQMAYAVAPKLTEQLLGGAFRFLLSRARRAPVSEGSMIEASPPGASVDGCWLARKQLPPAGVISKGLAVLGLAACVALVASAASRPQSRTRHGRAQAGTVRRRRHGSA